The proteins below come from a single Streptococcus porcinus genomic window:
- the asp1 gene encoding accessory Sec system protein Asp1 has product MYHFIPAWYQKDRPWYDDTKEWTHINQYLQFDDSVNQIKVFHDNQENVRIMILNYSPHLRAFLHQKGLLEVEVWSLFDQLQNCQESKSSPLDWRTLNWPAGATFLYSPFTVSVLVNDHLYARLQFATDGRLFQIIRFEKDGKRVKEQLVFDDRGFLSSILYFKNGQASYQDYVNQAGSWCLREYLDQAVADRIVINAKQIPLLKQKTYNNWETLIREMIDQEIAVTNPADIFVIASHQQHNTFFKGIRRRTIFSFYQSRQKLDSLSPAERETFSEAQFLVSDTDKNVTALQSLEKENALPPIIQLSPFDSRFDLGLSIRQKVLEIYFFVDTVGEEAMKAILTLIFKRMAENELLTLRVATYQRYGERITKLQDLLETYLETYIPNQLSNKEDSLPDKNTEEKALRADILIITEENDIIAAFKRSRIVIDFGKEPDLYHQIAAISSGIPQINKVQTAYVSHKKNGYIASQIDDISKGLDYYLKGLSRWNQSLVYSIEKIAENTGQALITKWKAQLEDKND; this is encoded by the coding sequence ATGTACCACTTTATTCCAGCTTGGTATCAAAAAGATCGACCTTGGTATGATGATACCAAGGAATGGACACATATCAATCAATATTTACAATTTGATGATAGTGTCAATCAAATTAAGGTCTTTCATGACAACCAAGAAAACGTTCGCATCATGATTCTGAACTACTCCCCTCACTTAAGAGCTTTTTTACACCAAAAAGGCTTACTTGAAGTTGAGGTTTGGTCTTTATTTGATCAGCTGCAAAATTGCCAAGAGAGCAAGTCCTCTCCACTAGATTGGCGTACCCTAAATTGGCCAGCAGGAGCGACCTTTTTATATTCACCATTCACAGTTAGTGTTCTTGTCAATGACCACCTCTACGCGCGCTTGCAGTTTGCAACTGATGGAAGGCTTTTCCAAATCATTCGTTTTGAAAAAGATGGCAAAAGAGTAAAAGAGCAACTTGTTTTTGATGACCGAGGTTTTCTTTCCAGTATCCTTTATTTTAAAAATGGCCAAGCAAGCTATCAAGATTATGTGAATCAAGCAGGCTCATGGTGTCTTAGAGAATATTTAGATCAAGCTGTCGCTGATAGAATTGTCATCAATGCTAAACAAATCCCATTGCTGAAGCAAAAAACTTATAACAATTGGGAAACACTGATTAGAGAAATGATTGATCAAGAGATAGCTGTAACAAATCCTGCCGATATCTTTGTTATTGCCAGCCATCAGCAACATAATACTTTCTTTAAAGGTATCCGTAGACGAACCATCTTTTCCTTTTACCAAAGCCGACAAAAGTTAGATTCTTTAAGCCCTGCTGAGAGGGAAACTTTTTCAGAAGCCCAATTTTTAGTATCTGATACTGATAAAAATGTAACTGCTTTGCAATCACTGGAAAAAGAAAATGCCTTGCCACCTATTATCCAACTTTCCCCTTTTGATAGTCGCTTTGACTTGGGTCTAAGTATCCGTCAAAAAGTATTGGAAATCTATTTCTTTGTAGATACAGTGGGTGAAGAAGCTATGAAAGCTATCCTAACCTTAATTTTTAAAAGGATGGCTGAAAATGAATTGCTTACTTTAAGAGTTGCTACCTATCAACGCTATGGTGAACGGATTACAAAGTTGCAGGATTTACTCGAGACATATCTCGAGACCTATATCCCAAATCAATTGTCTAATAAAGAGGATAGCTTGCCTGACAAAAATACGGAAGAAAAAGCTTTAAGAGCGGACATTCTAATTATTACAGAAGAAAATGATATTATTGCTGCATTTAAAAGAAGTCGTATTGTAATTGACTTTGGAAAGGAGCCGGATTTGTATCATCAAATAGCTGCTATTAGTTCGGGGATTCCTCAAATTAATAAAGTGCAAACGGCCTATGTAAGCCATAAGAAAAATGGTTATATAGCTAGTCAAATTGATGATATTAGTAAAGGTTTGGATTATTATTTAAAGGGCTTGTCACGTTGGAATCAGTCTTTGGTTTATTCCATTGAGAAAATTGCTGAAAATACAGGGCAAGCTTTAATCACTAAATGGAAAGCTCAATTGGAGGACAAAAATGACTAA
- the secY2 gene encoding accessory Sec system protein translocase subunit SecY2, whose product MQAKRQMVKSPLKKKAITSLLIILVYLIGRHIPLPLVDVDASAFGGLNRDLMTIASLVSGGDFSQVSLFTLGLGPWMSTMILWGFFSTSKKLNLQKMPMVVADRWRKIIMIIISIIQSLGFLSFMTFQTWLLPFDRLGFLIIVSFLSIAGCFVMMWLANLNMIFGLGSSSIIILVGLVSSLPARLSQAIAKDSHFNSHLWVYGLILTFAIIALVVTIFLERAEYRIPLERVMIHNDFAHKSYIPIKMNVAGGMAIMYGMTLLVLPQYFLSGLQMIYPHNQTIAYLISNLVLSKSFGLTVYLIILFLLTIGFALVNVKPDKVTEGLQEMGDYIHGVQPGPPTFTFLNQIVKQVGFLGGAYTCFMIGFPLVLGHYYKVDTTISTFPGTVLILATLLFTIFDQVEMLQLNKQYRNIL is encoded by the coding sequence ATGCAGGCCAAACGGCAAATGGTTAAATCACCTTTGAAGAAAAAGGCAATCACAAGCTTACTTATCATATTAGTTTATTTAATAGGAAGACATATTCCGCTTCCCTTGGTTGATGTTGATGCCTCAGCTTTTGGTGGTTTAAATCGTGATTTAATGACTATTGCCAGTCTGGTATCTGGGGGTGATTTCTCTCAGGTTTCATTATTCACTCTAGGTTTAGGTCCTTGGATGTCAACAATGATTCTTTGGGGATTTTTCAGTACGAGTAAAAAATTAAATTTACAGAAAATGCCAATGGTTGTTGCAGATAGGTGGCGTAAAATCATTATGATTATTATCAGTATCATTCAATCGCTAGGTTTCTTGAGTTTCATGACCTTTCAAACCTGGTTGCTTCCTTTTGATCGTCTTGGTTTTCTGATTATCGTATCATTTTTATCAATAGCGGGCTGTTTTGTTATGATGTGGCTAGCTAATTTAAACATGATATTTGGATTAGGAAGTTCAAGTATCATTATTTTAGTAGGATTAGTATCAAGTTTACCAGCTCGTTTATCTCAAGCCATTGCTAAAGATTCTCATTTTAATTCCCACTTATGGGTTTATGGACTGATCCTCACTTTTGCTATTATTGCATTAGTCGTAACAATCTTTTTAGAGCGGGCTGAGTATCGGATTCCTTTAGAACGTGTGATGATTCATAATGATTTTGCCCACAAATCTTACATTCCAATCAAGATGAATGTAGCTGGTGGGATGGCAATAATGTACGGTATGACTTTACTAGTTTTACCCCAATACTTTTTATCTGGACTACAAATGATATACCCTCATAATCAAACGATAGCTTATTTGATTTCTAATTTAGTTTTATCAAAATCATTTGGTTTAACTGTTTATTTAATAATACTTTTTTTATTAACCATTGGTTTTGCTCTGGTAAATGTTAAGCCAGATAAGGTAACCGAGGGTTTGCAGGAGATGGGTGATTATATCCACGGGGTTCAACCTGGCCCTCCAACTTTTACATTTTTAAACCAGATTGTAAAACAAGTTGGCTTTTTAGGGGGAGCCTACACCTGCTTTATGATTGGTTTTCCACTAGTTTTAGGGCATTATTATAAGGTTGATACAACTATATCAACCTTTCCAGGAACTGTTTTGATTTTAGCCACTCTACTTTTTACGATTTTTGATCAAGTTGAGATGCTTCAACTGAATAAACAATACCGCAATATTTTATAA